A window of Bacillota bacterium contains these coding sequences:
- a CDS encoding DUF421 domain-containing protein: MTIIAVRSLILYLYIMFIVRFMGKRQVGEMQPFELVVAILIADLAAVPMESPEMPLIHGLIPVAILAIMEMTISYLSLHREGFRRLVTGSPSIIIINGKICEAELRKMRYNLNDLLEQLRIKGFHNIEDVEFAILETSGQLSVIPKSQKRPVTPEDLQIPTEYEGLSHPLILDGVVHKGNLIRTNLTEEWLQEQLSQQGFSSPKDIFFASLNSQGQLFLQPRDAATSGREAN, from the coding sequence TTGACTATTATCGCGGTCCGCTCCCTCATCCTGTATCTTTATATCATGTTCATCGTCCGCTTCATGGGCAAACGCCAAGTGGGGGAAATGCAGCCCTTTGAGCTGGTAGTGGCGATTCTAATCGCGGACCTAGCGGCGGTACCGATGGAGTCGCCGGAAATGCCCCTGATTCACGGCCTGATCCCCGTGGCCATCCTGGCCATCATGGAAATGACCATCTCCTACCTGTCCCTGCATCGGGAGGGCTTCCGTCGTCTGGTGACGGGCAGTCCCTCAATCATCATCATCAACGGCAAGATCTGTGAAGCAGAACTAAGGAAAATGCGGTACAATCTCAACGATTTGCTGGAACAGCTGCGGATCAAGGGATTCCACAATATCGAAGATGTCGAGTTTGCGATTTTAGAAACCAGCGGCCAGCTCAGTGTGATTCCCAAGTCCCAGAAGCGCCCCGTCACCCCAGAGGATCTGCAAATTCCCACGGAGTACGAAGGCTTATCCCATCCCCTCATTCTCGATGGTGTGGTACATAAAGGGAATCTGATCCGAACCAACTTGACGGAAGAATGGCTGCAAGAGCAGCTATCGCAACAGGGTTTTTCTAGTCCCAAGGACATCTTCTTTGCCAGTCTCAATTCCCAGGGACAGCTATTCCTACAGCCCCGAGATGCCGCTACCTCAGGGAGGGAGGCAAACTGA
- a CDS encoding DUF4363 family protein yields MTTTTADLIKEINALQKVIAAGHWETAKVQAEAITSRWTRIEPFWSLFFNDNYLQDIELKLADLTQQIKGKSHLNAQISATNLKVMFTQLSRGQHLTLSNLL; encoded by the coding sequence GTGACCACGACGACGGCAGATCTCATCAAGGAGATAAACGCTTTACAGAAGGTCATTGCCGCCGGGCACTGGGAAACTGCCAAGGTGCAGGCAGAGGCGATAACCTCCCGTTGGACCCGAATCGAACCCTTCTGGTCTCTGTTTTTCAACGACAATTATCTCCAGGACATTGAACTCAAACTGGCCGACCTAACCCAGCAGATCAAAGGGAAAAGTCACCTCAATGCCCAGATCAGTGCCACCAATCTCAAGGTGATGTTCACCCAGCTGTCCCGAGGGCAACACTTGACATTATCCAATCTCCTCTAG